One part of the Desulfovibrio sp. genome encodes these proteins:
- the metG gene encoding methionine--tRNA ligase, which yields MNSFFITTPIYYVNAKPHLGHAYTTVVADAMARYHKLIGEETMFLTGTDEHGDKIVQAAEKEGKTPKEFVDAISARFRTLWPQLDVANDRFVRTTDPEHIKAVQAFLQKVYDAGDIYFGEFGGHYCYGCERFYTEKELENGLCPQHLTKPEFISEKNYFFRMSKYLPWLKEHITANPSFIRPERYRSEVLAMLESGALEDLCISRPKSRLTWGIELPFDKDYVCYVWFDALLNYISALDWPDGDAFKKFWPGEHLVAKDILKPHAVFWPTMLKSAGLPQYEHLNVHGYWLVRDTKMSKSLGNVVEPSDMAQRFGPDAFRYFLLREMHFGSDASFSDEALVGRINADLANDLGNLFSRVLSMTAKYFGSRVPMPAQLQEDDKAIADLCANSMRNFVQLFGNVQFAQGLESLWELVRALNKYVDTQAPWTLYKQGNMERLATVMYVMLAAMRKTALCLWPVMPVASGKMLAQLAQPVQEGMPPVANIEDEIGHFDGLEPGLVVAESSNLFPRIEVKKEGAQEAKEPKPQKKAKADKPQEKAAPSTATSPAEGDAAAPEAKPNVEFDQFKALDLRVGTVKVAEKHPNADRILRLEIDFGEGSLRQILSGLAEHYAPEDMVGKRVCAVLNLAPRKIRGLVSHGMVLTAGSDNGLGLLTVDRDVPDGSEIA from the coding sequence GTGAACAGCTTTTTCATCACAACGCCCATCTACTACGTTAATGCCAAGCCCCATCTGGGGCATGCCTATACCACTGTGGTTGCCGATGCCATGGCCCGCTACCACAAGCTGATCGGCGAGGAGACCATGTTCCTCACCGGCACGGACGAGCATGGCGACAAGATCGTTCAGGCTGCGGAAAAAGAAGGCAAGACGCCCAAGGAATTTGTGGACGCCATCAGCGCCCGGTTCCGCACGTTGTGGCCCCAGCTTGATGTGGCCAACGACCGCTTTGTGCGCACCACCGACCCGGAACACATCAAGGCAGTGCAGGCCTTTCTGCAAAAGGTCTATGACGCGGGCGACATCTATTTTGGCGAGTTTGGCGGGCATTACTGCTACGGCTGCGAGCGCTTTTATACCGAAAAAGAGCTGGAAAACGGCCTTTGCCCCCAGCACCTGACCAAGCCCGAATTTATCAGCGAGAAGAACTACTTCTTCCGCATGTCCAAGTATCTTCCCTGGCTCAAGGAGCACATTACCGCCAACCCTTCCTTTATCCGGCCCGAACGCTACCGTAGCGAAGTGCTGGCAATGCTGGAATCGGGCGCACTTGAAGACCTGTGCATCTCGCGGCCCAAGTCGCGCCTTACCTGGGGCATAGAACTGCCTTTTGACAAGGATTACGTGTGCTATGTGTGGTTTGACGCACTGCTCAACTACATCAGCGCACTGGACTGGCCCGACGGTGATGCCTTCAAGAAGTTCTGGCCCGGCGAACACCTGGTTGCCAAGGATATTCTGAAGCCCCACGCCGTGTTCTGGCCTACCATGCTCAAATCTGCCGGCCTGCCGCAGTACGAGCACCTCAACGTGCACGGCTACTGGCTTGTGCGCGACACAAAAATGTCAAAGTCTTTGGGCAATGTGGTGGAACCCAGCGATATGGCCCAGCGCTTTGGGCCTGATGCCTTCCGCTATTTTCTGCTGCGCGAAATGCACTTTGGCTCGGATGCCAGCTTTAGCGACGAGGCCCTTGTGGGGCGCATCAACGCCGACCTTGCCAATGATCTTGGCAACCTGTTCAGCCGCGTGCTCTCCATGACCGCCAAATATTTTGGCAGCCGCGTGCCCATGCCCGCACAGCTGCAGGAAGACGACAAGGCCATTGCCGACCTGTGCGCCAATTCCATGCGCAACTTTGTGCAGCTTTTTGGCAACGTGCAGTTTGCGCAGGGGCTGGAATCGCTGTGGGAACTGGTGCGCGCCCTCAACAAATATGTGGACACCCAGGCCCCCTGGACGCTCTACAAGCAGGGCAACATGGAGCGCCTCGCCACAGTCATGTATGTGATGCTTGCGGCCATGCGCAAAACAGCGCTGTGCCTCTGGCCCGTTATGCCCGTGGCTTCTGGCAAGATGCTGGCCCAGCTTGCGCAGCCGGTGCAGGAGGGTATGCCCCCTGTTGCCAATATTGAAGACGAAATTGGCCATTTTGACGGCCTTGAACCCGGCCTTGTGGTGGCCGAGAGCTCCAACCTGTTTCCGCGTATTGAAGTAAAGAAAGAAGGTGCGCAGGAAGCCAAGGAGCCCAAGCCCCAGAAAAAGGCCAAGGCAGACAAGCCGCAGGAAAAAGCCGCGCCCAGCACGGCCACCAGCCCCGCCGAAGGCGATGCAGCAGCCCCGGAAGCCAAACCCAATGTGGAATTCGACCAGTTCAAGGCTCTGGATCTGCGCGTTGGCACGGTAAAAGTAGCAGAAAAACACCCCAATGCCGACCGTATTCTGCGGCTCGAGATTGACTTTGGCGAGGGCTCGCTTCGCCAGATTCTTTCTGGCCTTGCAGAGCACTATGCGCCTGAAGACATGGTGGGCAAGCGGGTGTGTGCGGTGCTCAACCTTGCCCCGCGCAAAATTCGCGGGCTGGTTTCGCACGGCATGGTGCTTACCGCCGGATCAGACAACGGGCTCGGTCTTCTGACTGTAGACCGCGATGTGCCTGACGGCAGCGAAATTGCTTAA
- a CDS encoding undecaprenyl-diphosphate phosphatase produces the protein MDNLFTALILSIVEGLTEFLPVSSSGHLILVGDLLNFSGEKAATFEVVIQLGAIMAVVVLYWKRFWGLVQPQPYVRFAGMRGIMLLILTSLPASVLGLLLHSTIKTYLFRPVTVLAALVVGAVVMIVVERRKFKPSFMTLDDMTPKLALGIGCFQCLALWPGFSRSASTIMGAMLLGSKRSLAAEYSFIAAVPIMIAATGYDMLKSWHLFSAADIPFFAVGMIGSFLAALLAVKVFISLMGRLTLVPFAIYRLLIAPLVYYFMVN, from the coding sequence ATGGATAATTTGTTTACTGCGCTGATTCTGAGCATTGTTGAGGGGCTGACGGAATTTTTGCCCGTGTCATCCTCTGGTCACCTAATTCTGGTGGGCGATCTGCTCAATTTTTCTGGCGAAAAAGCGGCCACTTTTGAGGTGGTTATTCAGCTCGGTGCCATCATGGCCGTTGTGGTACTGTACTGGAAGCGCTTTTGGGGCCTTGTGCAGCCACAACCTTATGTGCGCTTTGCGGGCATGCGGGGTATCATGCTACTGATCCTCACATCGCTGCCTGCCAGCGTGCTGGGGCTTTTGCTGCACTCGACCATCAAAACCTACCTGTTCCGCCCTGTAACGGTGCTAGCCGCTCTGGTGGTGGGCGCAGTGGTCATGATTGTGGTTGAACGCCGCAAGTTCAAACCCTCATTCATGACGCTCGACGACATGACGCCCAAGCTCGCTCTGGGTATTGGCTGCTTTCAGTGTCTTGCCCTGTGGCCCGGTTTTTCACGTTCCGCATCAACAATCATGGGTGCCATGCTGCTGGGCTCCAAGCGCTCGCTGGCGGCGGAGTATTCGTTTATCGCCGCTGTGCCCATCATGATTGCCGCCACCGGCTACGATATGCTGAAAAGCTGGCATCTGTTCAGCGCTGCCGACATTCCCTTTTTTGCCGTGGGCATGATTGGCTCTTTTTTGGCGGCGCTGCTGGCAGTTAAGGTTTTTATCAGCCTGATGGGACGCCTTACGCTGGTTCCTTTTGCTATCTACCGGCTGCTGATTGCCCCCTTAGTATATTATTTTATGGTGAACTAA